Proteins encoded in a region of the Methylosinus trichosporium OB3b genome:
- a CDS encoding thioredoxin family protein translates to MATEAFGAGDGAQETTTAGFRADVMEASLRQPVLVDFWAPWCGPCKQLAPALERAVKAAGGKVKLVKMNIDDHPEIAGQLGIKSIPAVIAFVRGRPADGFVGALPETQLRGFVERLVGPLEDEGADAFLVAEALIGEGDLAGAEAILTDLVSRDPPLPKAVAELARLLVEQDRLAEAQALLEGLAAELAGDAGVAAAAATLENALRASELDEVDELQRRIAFDPDDLQARFDLALALNAKGKRDDAATALLDIIRKDRSWSDDGARKQLIQFFDAWGPLDKATIGARRRLSSLLFS, encoded by the coding sequence ATGGCGACGGAAGCATTCGGCGCGGGCGATGGCGCGCAAGAGACGACGACGGCGGGATTTCGCGCCGATGTGATGGAAGCTTCGTTGCGCCAGCCCGTGCTGGTCGACTTCTGGGCTCCGTGGTGCGGCCCTTGCAAGCAGCTCGCGCCGGCGCTCGAACGCGCCGTCAAGGCGGCCGGCGGCAAGGTGAAGCTCGTCAAGATGAACATCGACGACCATCCGGAGATCGCCGGCCAGCTCGGGATCAAATCGATCCCCGCCGTGATCGCCTTCGTGCGCGGCCGACCCGCCGACGGCTTCGTCGGCGCCCTGCCCGAGACTCAGCTGCGCGGCTTCGTCGAGCGGCTCGTCGGCCCGCTCGAGGACGAGGGCGCTGACGCTTTCCTCGTCGCCGAGGCGCTGATCGGCGAAGGCGATCTCGCCGGCGCCGAAGCCATTCTGACCGATCTCGTCTCGCGCGACCCGCCGCTGCCGAAAGCCGTGGCGGAGCTCGCCCGGCTGCTCGTCGAGCAGGATCGCCTCGCCGAGGCGCAGGCGTTGCTCGAGGGGCTTGCGGCCGAGCTCGCCGGAGACGCCGGCGTCGCGGCCGCGGCGGCGACGCTCGAGAATGCGCTGCGCGCCTCCGAGCTCGACGAGGTCGACGAATTGCAAAGGCGCATCGCCTTCGATCCCGATGATCTGCAAGCGCGCTTCGATCTCGCTCTGGCGCTCAACGCCAAGGGCAAGCGCGATGACGCCGCGACGGCGCTCCTTGACATCATCCGCAAGGACCGTAGTTGGAGCGACGATGGGGCGAGGAAGCAGCTCATCCAATTCTTCGACGCCTGGGGTCCGCTCGATAAGGCGACCATCGGCGCCAGACGACGCCTGTCGTCGCTATTGTTCTCCTGA
- a CDS encoding LON peptidase substrate-binding domain-containing protein: protein MSVNRPYKDANGLPEVLPVFPLTRALLLPRGELPLNIFEPRYLAMIDDAIASQRVIGMIQPLSGEDEREAAPALHRTGCAGRITRFLETGDGRYMISLTGIARFDIMEELPSTLPYRKCRVSYERFLFDLEPGAGEEDVDRSGMIRMLREFAEGSKLEVDWSSIDAAPNEALVNALAMMSPFGANEKQALLEAIDLKSRAEMLVALAELDLAQNSDEPPHFH, encoded by the coding sequence ATGAGCGTCAACCGTCCCTACAAAGATGCGAACGGACTGCCGGAAGTGCTTCCGGTGTTTCCGCTGACGCGCGCGCTGCTGCTGCCGCGCGGCGAGCTGCCGCTCAATATTTTCGAGCCGCGCTATCTCGCCATGATCGACGACGCCATCGCGTCGCAGCGCGTGATCGGCATGATTCAGCCTCTGTCCGGCGAGGATGAGCGCGAGGCGGCGCCGGCGCTGCACCGGACCGGCTGCGCCGGCCGCATCACCCGCTTCCTCGAGACGGGCGATGGCCGCTATATGATCTCGCTCACGGGAATCGCCCGTTTCGACATCATGGAGGAGCTGCCGTCGACGCTCCCCTATCGCAAATGCCGCGTCAGCTACGAGCGCTTCCTCTTCGATCTCGAGCCGGGCGCCGGCGAGGAGGACGTCGACCGTTCCGGTATGATCCGCATGTTGCGCGAATTCGCCGAAGGCTCCAAGCTCGAGGTCGATTGGAGCAGCATAGACGCGGCGCCCAATGAGGCGCTGGTCAATGCGCTGGCGATGATGAGCCCGTTCGGCGCCAATGAGAAGCAAGCGCTGCTCGAGGCGATCGACCTCAAATCGCGTGCGGAGATGCTCGTCGCGCTCGCCGAGCTCGATCTCGCGCAGAACAGCGACGAGCCGCCGCATTTCCACTGA
- a CDS encoding Trm112 family protein gives MMEDADKQSEPADEAPAPEATKVDPRLLEILVCPLTKSTLEYDAARQELISRPARLAYPIRDGIPIMLPEEARRID, from the coding sequence ATGATGGAAGACGCAGACAAGCAAAGCGAGCCCGCCGACGAGGCGCCGGCTCCCGAGGCGACCAAGGTCGATCCGCGCCTCCTCGAGATTCTCGTCTGCCCCTTGACCAAATCGACGCTGGAATATGACGCCGCGCGGCAGGAGCTGATCTCGCGCCCGGCGCGCCTCGCCTATCCGATCCGCGACGGCATTCCGATCATGCTGCCGGAAGAAGCGCGGCGCATCGATTGA
- a CDS encoding acyl-CoA thioesterase, translating to MSAAAEPSALLRVLHLEEIGEDRFRGSSPWATGRVYGGQAVGQALVAAQRTTPRERVVHSLHAYFILAGDAAAPIDYAVERVRDGASFTTRRVVASQHGRAIFSMEASFQIVEPGFEHAFPAPNAPPPESLPTTSALAERFASFLPPMAAECIARTSALDIRFSDPSAYFSHTPQTPAQQFIWFRVIGALPDDDATHRGVLAYLSDMTLLNTALVIHGRSIFDRDLQVASLDHAVWFHRPFRADQWLLYAQDSPTAAGARALTRGLVYTLDGRLVASVAQEGLIRERPPRG from the coding sequence TTGAGCGCCGCCGCTGAACCGAGCGCCCTGCTCCGGGTCCTTCACCTCGAAGAGATCGGCGAGGATCGCTTTCGCGGCTCCAGCCCCTGGGCGACCGGGCGCGTCTATGGCGGCCAGGCGGTCGGGCAGGCGCTGGTGGCGGCCCAGCGCACGACGCCGCGCGAGCGCGTCGTCCATTCGCTGCACGCCTATTTCATCCTCGCCGGCGACGCCGCTGCGCCGATCGATTATGCGGTCGAGCGCGTGCGCGACGGGGCGAGCTTCACGACGCGGCGCGTCGTCGCCAGCCAGCACGGCCGCGCCATTTTTTCGATGGAGGCCTCGTTCCAGATCGTCGAGCCGGGTTTCGAGCACGCATTTCCGGCCCCGAACGCGCCGCCGCCCGAGAGCCTGCCGACGACGAGCGCGCTCGCCGAGCGCTTCGCCTCCTTCCTGCCGCCCATGGCCGCCGAATGCATCGCTCGAACGTCGGCGCTCGACATCCGCTTTTCCGATCCGAGCGCCTATTTTTCGCACACACCCCAGACGCCTGCTCAACAATTCATCTGGTTCCGCGTGATCGGCGCCCTGCCCGACGACGACGCGACCCATCGCGGCGTGCTCGCCTATCTCTCCGACATGACCTTGCTCAACACCGCGCTGGTCATTCACGGCCGCTCCATCTTCGATCGCGATCTGCAGGTGGCGAGCCTCGATCACGCCGTATGGTTCCATCGGCCGTTCCGCGCGGACCAATGGCTGCTCTATGCGCAGGACAGCCCGACGGCCGCCGGCGCGCGGGCGTTGACGCGCGGGCTCGTCTACACATTGGACGGACGGCTCGTCGCCTCGGTCGCGCAGGAAGGTCTCATCCGCGAGCGTCCGCCGCGAGGGTGA
- a CDS encoding P-II family nitrogen regulator, with protein MKIVTAIIKPFKLDEVRDALTNIGVHGLTVTEVKGYGRQKGHTEIYRGAEYAVSFLPKLKIEVAVTSELVAKAIEAITTAAHTGQIGDGKIFVLPLEQTIRIRTGERDADAL; from the coding sequence ATGAAAATCGTGACAGCGATCATCAAGCCCTTCAAGCTCGATGAGGTCCGCGACGCGTTGACGAATATCGGCGTGCACGGCCTCACCGTGACGGAAGTCAAGGGATATGGACGGCAGAAAGGGCATACCGAGATCTACCGCGGCGCCGAATACGCCGTGAGCTTCTTGCCGAAGCTGAAAATCGAGGTGGCGGTGACCTCGGAGCTCGTCGCCAAGGCGATCGAGGCGATCACGACCGCGGCGCATACCGGCCAGATCGGCGACGGCAAGATTTTCGTTCTTCCGCTCGAGCAGACGATCCGCATCCGCACCGGCGAGCGCGACGCCGACGCGCTCTGA
- a CDS encoding ammonium transporter, whose translation MRLRLPRGLSAASILMGVAIAAVAAEPAFAGNDPTPKPGDTAWMLTSTLLVLMMSIPGLALFYGGLVRSKNALSVLTQTFAIVSLVGVLWTLYGYSLAFGDGGPLNNYIGGFNKLFLKGVDVSSNVPTFTPGVVIPEYAYMVFQMTFAMITPALIIGAFAERIKFSAAFVFVILWVTIIYFPVAHWVWGVADPNALVDAATKLAAAGTEEAKAAAQGDIDTILASVGWIAGGLAPWMHGTGALDFAGGTVVHINAGIAGFVGALIIGKRIGYGKEALPPHSLTLSMIGASLLWVGWFGFNAGSNLECNGTTALAFVNTMVATAAAGLSWLLTEWALKGKPSLLGLISGAVAGLVAVTPASGFAGPMGSIVLGLLVSPLSLFFVSKVKNFFGYDDSLDVFGVHAIGGITGALATGILVSPDLGGTGVVDYTNIGENFAGKYDMAQQMISQATAVGATILYSGIGSAILYKLVDVIIGLRVAPDQEREGLDIAEHGERAYNY comes from the coding sequence ATGAGACTTCGTTTGCCTCGAGGCCTGTCTGCGGCTTCGATACTCATGGGCGTCGCGATCGCCGCAGTCGCCGCCGAACCCGCCTTCGCTGGCAACGATCCGACGCCCAAGCCCGGCGACACGGCTTGGATGCTCACCTCCACCCTGCTCGTGCTGATGATGTCGATCCCCGGGCTCGCGCTGTTCTATGGCGGCCTCGTGCGCTCGAAGAACGCGCTGTCGGTGCTGACGCAAACCTTCGCGATCGTTTCGCTCGTCGGCGTCCTGTGGACGCTCTACGGCTATTCGCTGGCCTTCGGCGACGGCGGCCCGCTCAACAATTACATCGGCGGCTTCAACAAGCTGTTCCTGAAGGGCGTCGACGTCTCGTCCAATGTGCCGACCTTCACGCCGGGCGTCGTCATTCCGGAATACGCCTATATGGTGTTCCAGATGACCTTCGCGATGATCACGCCGGCGCTGATCATCGGCGCTTTCGCCGAGCGCATCAAATTCTCGGCGGCCTTCGTGTTCGTCATCCTCTGGGTGACCATCATCTACTTCCCGGTCGCGCATTGGGTGTGGGGCGTCGCCGATCCGAACGCGCTGGTCGACGCGGCCACCAAGCTCGCCGCGGCGGGCACGGAAGAGGCGAAAGCCGCGGCTCAGGGCGATATCGACACGATCCTGGCCTCCGTCGGCTGGATCGCCGGCGGCCTCGCGCCCTGGATGCATGGCACGGGCGCGCTGGACTTCGCCGGCGGCACAGTCGTCCACATCAACGCCGGCATCGCCGGCTTCGTCGGCGCGCTGATCATCGGCAAGCGCATCGGCTATGGCAAGGAGGCGCTGCCGCCCCACTCGCTGACGCTGTCCATGATCGGCGCCTCGCTGCTGTGGGTCGGCTGGTTCGGCTTCAACGCCGGCTCCAACCTCGAGTGCAACGGCACGACGGCGCTCGCCTTCGTCAACACCATGGTGGCGACCGCTGCGGCGGGTCTCTCCTGGCTGCTGACCGAATGGGCGCTGAAGGGCAAGCCCTCGCTGCTCGGCCTGATCTCGGGCGCGGTCGCCGGCCTCGTCGCGGTGACCCCGGCCTCCGGCTTCGCCGGCCCGATGGGCTCCATCGTCCTCGGCCTCCTCGTCTCGCCGCTCAGCCTGTTCTTCGTCTCCAAGGTGAAGAACTTCTTCGGCTATGACGACTCGCTCGACGTGTTCGGCGTCCACGCCATCGGCGGCATCACCGGCGCTCTCGCGACCGGCATTCTGGTGAGCCCCGATCTCGGCGGCACCGGCGTCGTCGACTACACCAATATCGGCGAGAACTTCGCGGGCAAATACGACATGGCGCAGCAGATGATCTCGCAGGCGACCGCGGTCGGCGCGACGATCCTCTACTCGGGCATCGGCTCGGCGATCCTCTACAAGCTCGTCGACGTGATCATCGGCCTGCGCGTCGCTCCGGATCAGGAGCGCGAGGGTCTCGACATCGCCGAGCACGGCGAGCGCGCCTACAATTACTGA
- a CDS encoding Crp/Fnr family transcriptional regulator, whose amino-acid sequence MNSLQRIPFFEGLDAEEAERVARKCVFRRYDERELVVDYDDPSNDVYFIVSGELRVLIRTPAGKEVILTDLRPGQIFGEMAAVDGAVRSANVSALTRAELCIMSAAVFKNVVFSQPAVCERLLRLLTKRVRDLNARLFERSVLDLKHRLYAELLRLAAPRKGFDGQSIISPPPLQHDLAARIGCRREQVNREVQAMVQEGLAEKVRGGLVLLRPALLEQRVSESLEQAG is encoded by the coding sequence GTGAACTCGCTGCAGCGCATCCCGTTTTTCGAAGGACTCGACGCCGAGGAGGCCGAGCGCGTCGCGCGCAAATGCGTGTTTCGCCGCTATGACGAGCGTGAGCTCGTCGTCGATTATGACGATCCCTCGAATGACGTTTATTTCATCGTCTCGGGCGAGCTGCGCGTGCTGATCCGCACGCCGGCCGGCAAGGAGGTCATATTGACCGATCTGCGGCCGGGGCAGATCTTCGGCGAGATGGCGGCGGTCGACGGCGCCGTGCGCTCGGCCAATGTTTCCGCGCTGACGCGCGCCGAGCTCTGCATCATGTCGGCGGCGGTGTTCAAGAATGTGGTGTTCTCGCAACCGGCGGTGTGTGAGCGGCTGCTGCGCCTGCTCACCAAGCGCGTGCGCGACCTCAACGCCCGGCTGTTCGAGCGCTCGGTGCTCGATCTCAAGCATCGGCTCTATGCGGAGCTGCTGCGTCTCGCCGCGCCGCGCAAGGGCTTCGACGGTCAGTCGATCATCTCGCCGCCGCCGCTGCAGCACGATCTCGCCGCCCGCATCGGCTGCCGCCGCGAGCAGGTCAATCGAGAGGTGCAGGCGATGGTGCAGGAGGGCCTCGCCGAGAAGGTGAGGGGCGGGCTGGTGCTGCTGCGTCCAGCCCTGCTCGAGCAGCGCGTGTCGGAGAGTCTCGAGCAGGCGGGGTGA
- a CDS encoding PHA/PHB synthase family protein: protein MVVVDFAGRAGRLQEPAAEASPNPPAPVEEPPRRAYPIGEVPSFDTLDRAARAVAARFTQGVSPLAQMSAWLDFATHLALAPGRQIELGLAAAQSAAALAYFSAETLAGRAEAGPFVSEPHDRRFVDPGWDAPPFSLWKQGFLATEHWWRLATRETRGMTRSDAARVGFMAEQWLGAFSPSNIAWANPAVVERTREEGGANLVRGAENFAEDLLRLVLRAPNGHGEFEVGVDVAATPGEVIFRNELIELIQYGPSTETVHAEPILIVPAWIMKYYVLDLRPQNSLVRYLTAQGFTVFMISWRNPGPEDRDLTFDDYRVSGVLAALSAIDAVRPGSKVHACGYCLGGTLLSIAAAAMARDGDARLASISLLAAQTDFSEPGELMLFVDAAQVAFLEDMMWDQGVLDTRQMAGAFAALRSNDLVWGKAVQDYLLGERRKPNDLMAWSADQTRMPYRMHSQYLRGLFLENRLTAGRYAVEGEVVALKDISAPMFVVGTTSDHIAPWRSVYKASLFTDCELTFVLTSGGHNAGVVSEPGRSGRSYHVGLRRPGDFYVGPDKWLAAARLAEGSWWPEWAAWLAARSGDERVAPPTMGARGYPPLYPAPGRYVHQA, encoded by the coding sequence ATGGTCGTCGTCGATTTCGCCGGCCGCGCCGGCCGCCTTCAGGAGCCTGCCGCCGAGGCGTCGCCGAATCCGCCGGCTCCCGTCGAGGAGCCGCCGCGCCGCGCCTATCCGATCGGCGAGGTCCCGTCCTTCGACACGCTCGACCGCGCCGCCCGCGCCGTTGCGGCGCGCTTCACCCAGGGCGTTTCGCCGCTCGCGCAAATGTCCGCCTGGCTCGACTTTGCGACGCATCTCGCGCTCGCGCCCGGTCGGCAGATCGAATTGGGGCTCGCCGCCGCGCAGAGCGCAGCCGCCCTCGCTTATTTCTCCGCCGAGACTCTCGCCGGCCGCGCCGAGGCCGGGCCCTTCGTGAGCGAGCCGCATGATCGGCGCTTCGTCGATCCGGGCTGGGACGCGCCGCCCTTCTCGCTGTGGAAGCAAGGCTTTCTCGCGACCGAGCACTGGTGGCGCCTCGCGACGCGGGAGACGCGCGGCATGACGCGGAGCGACGCCGCCCGCGTCGGCTTCATGGCCGAGCAATGGCTCGGCGCCTTTTCTCCCTCCAACATCGCCTGGGCGAATCCGGCCGTCGTCGAGCGCACCCGGGAGGAGGGCGGCGCCAATCTCGTCCGCGGGGCCGAGAATTTCGCCGAGGACCTGCTGCGCCTCGTGTTGCGCGCGCCCAATGGCCACGGCGAGTTCGAGGTCGGCGTCGACGTCGCCGCGACGCCGGGCGAGGTGATCTTCCGCAACGAGCTCATCGAGCTCATCCAATATGGGCCCTCGACCGAGACGGTTCACGCCGAGCCGATCCTGATCGTCCCGGCCTGGATCATGAAATATTACGTGCTGGACCTGCGTCCGCAGAACTCGCTCGTGCGCTATCTCACGGCGCAGGGCTTCACCGTCTTCATGATCTCCTGGCGCAATCCCGGCCCCGAGGATCGCGACCTCACCTTCGACGATTATCGCGTTTCCGGCGTGCTGGCGGCGCTTTCGGCGATCGACGCCGTGCGCCCCGGGAGCAAGGTCCACGCCTGCGGCTATTGCCTCGGCGGCACGCTGCTCTCCATCGCCGCGGCGGCCATGGCCCGCGACGGCGACGCGCGGCTCGCCTCGATCAGCCTGCTGGCGGCGCAGACCGATTTCAGCGAGCCCGGCGAGCTGATGCTGTTCGTCGATGCGGCGCAGGTCGCCTTTCTCGAGGATATGATGTGGGATCAGGGCGTGCTCGACACGCGCCAGATGGCCGGCGCCTTCGCCGCGCTGCGCTCCAACGATCTCGTCTGGGGCAAGGCGGTGCAGGATTATCTGCTCGGCGAGCGCCGCAAGCCCAATGATCTCATGGCCTGGAGCGCCGATCAGACGCGCATGCCCTATCGGATGCATTCACAATATCTGCGCGGCCTGTTCCTCGAGAACCGGCTCACCGCGGGGCGTTATGCGGTGGAGGGGGAGGTCGTCGCGCTGAAGGATATTTCGGCGCCCATGTTCGTCGTCGGGACCACGTCCGATCACATCGCGCCCTGGCGCTCGGTCTATAAGGCGAGCTTGTTCACCGATTGCGAGCTCACCTTCGTGTTGACCAGCGGCGGCCACAACGCCGGCGTGGTGTCGGAGCCCGGCCGGTCCGGACGCTCTTATCATGTCGGGCTGCGCCGCCCCGGCGATTTCTATGTGGGTCCGGACAAATGGCTCGCCGCGGCGCGTCTCGCCGAAGGCTCCTGGTGGCCGGAATGGGCGGCCTGGCTCGCCGCCCGCAGCGGCGACGAGCGCGTCGCGCCGCCGACTATGGGCGCGCGCGGCTATCCGCCGCTCTATCCGGCGCCGGGCCGCTATGTGCATCAGGCGTGA
- a CDS encoding sialidase family protein, whose protein sequence is MSSSRILLAGAVAAAFFAGAAGPVLAEPIRVAEPIVVAPRGSDPSIALDRSSKEFFVAFVRPGAAAEAVVARLPAQGGGALAPVVVSAGDADILSSAVDPARVAVGPKGEVYALYRRRVASEIVESGRGILRLARSMDGGRSFAAPVDVVADGVETSVGMADLAIAPDGAPLVAWLDSRDAFARARLPEDQRPKDVRYIDSDDPAVELRIARSPDGGASFAPSALVARGASERSHVALALGPDGAYHVSWRAKLNLFKGSYDSVRDVLTAASTDGGASWSSPIKVHDDRFKAGACPELTHGLGVDAKGRVHVAWYTGSGRKPGVFYAVAEPGKGFSEPVTLLSAAWIPYADVKLAVDASGAAWVAYEDRREDASERVALVRLDAQGKAEPVGSWPGRSPDLAAREEEALLVWNSPAGDVRLVRATSK, encoded by the coding sequence ATGTCATCTTCGCGCATTCTCCTCGCCGGGGCGGTCGCCGCGGCGTTTTTTGCGGGCGCTGCGGGACCGGTCCTCGCCGAGCCGATCCGCGTCGCCGAACCGATCGTGGTCGCACCGCGAGGTTCGGACCCGTCCATCGCTCTCGACCGCAGCTCGAAGGAATTTTTCGTCGCCTTCGTCCGGCCCGGAGCCGCCGCCGAAGCCGTGGTCGCGCGGCTGCCGGCGCAGGGCGGCGGCGCCCTCGCGCCCGTCGTCGTCAGCGCCGGCGACGCCGACATCCTCTCCTCGGCCGTCGACCCGGCTCGGGTCGCCGTCGGTCCCAAAGGCGAGGTCTATGCGCTCTATCGGCGGCGCGTCGCGTCCGAGATCGTCGAGAGCGGCCGCGGAATCCTGCGCCTCGCACGCTCGATGGACGGCGGGCGCAGCTTCGCTGCTCCCGTCGATGTGGTCGCCGATGGCGTCGAGACCAGCGTCGGAATGGCCGATCTCGCCATCGCCCCGGATGGCGCGCCGCTCGTCGCATGGCTCGACAGCCGCGACGCCTTCGCGCGGGCCCGGCTGCCCGAGGACCAGCGGCCGAAGGATGTGCGTTATATCGACTCGGACGATCCCGCCGTGGAGCTGCGCATTGCCCGCTCGCCCGACGGCGGCGCCAGCTTTGCGCCGAGCGCGCTCGTCGCGCGCGGCGCGTCCGAGCGCAGCCATGTGGCGCTCGCCCTCGGCCCCGACGGCGCCTATCATGTTTCCTGGCGCGCCAAGCTCAATTTGTTCAAAGGCTCCTATGATTCCGTGCGCGATGTGCTGACCGCCGCCTCGACGGATGGCGGCGCGAGCTGGTCGTCGCCGATCAAGGTTCACGACGACCGCTTCAAGGCCGGCGCCTGCCCGGAGCTGACCCATGGCCTCGGCGTCGACGCCAAGGGGCGCGTGCATGTCGCATGGTATACGGGCTCGGGCCGCAAGCCCGGCGTGTTCTACGCCGTCGCTGAGCCGGGGAAGGGTTTTTCGGAGCCGGTGACGCTGCTCTCGGCGGCCTGGATTCCCTATGCCGACGTCAAGCTCGCGGTCGACGCGAGCGGCGCCGCTTGGGTGGCCTATGAGGACCGCCGCGAGGATGCGAGCGAGCGGGTGGCGCTGGTTCGTCTCGATGCGCAGGGCAAGGCCGAGCCGGTCGGCTCCTGGCCCGGCCGGTCGCCCGATCTCGCCGCGCGCGAGGAAGAAGCCCTCCTCGTATGGAACAGCCCGGCGGGCGACGTCAGGCTCGTTCGGGCGACGTCCAAATAG
- a CDS encoding redoxin domain-containing protein has product MRALAKLLVVALVACGCAPALAEDARPVSDYSARLLGGEQTASLADLQGKVVLLNSWATWCAPCLTELPDFETLHQRLHDRGLEIIGVNIDEGEVDEKVARLVKKIGLGFPIWRDPRNKFAKRFRVLGVPETLLIGRDGVILRRWNGPMDPAEPDNAASIEQALAQVSAGAAEPQADAKALIARGRRLAEQRGCVTCHSTDGSPGAGPSWKGLAGQEATLDDGRRVLRDETYLTRAIAEPDAEIVQGYAKGVMSGAIPGKPLTESELAALVRYLQSL; this is encoded by the coding sequence GTGAGAGCGCTCGCGAAGCTCCTGGTCGTCGCGCTCGTCGCTTGCGGCTGCGCGCCGGCGCTCGCCGAGGATGCGCGTCCCGTCTCGGATTATTCCGCGCGCCTGCTCGGCGGCGAGCAGACCGCATCCCTCGCCGATCTTCAGGGCAAGGTGGTTCTGCTCAACAGCTGGGCGACCTGGTGCGCGCCCTGCCTCACCGAGCTTCCCGATTTCGAGACGCTGCATCAGCGCCTCCACGATCGCGGGCTCGAAATCATCGGCGTCAATATTGACGAGGGCGAGGTCGACGAGAAGGTCGCGCGTCTCGTCAAGAAGATCGGACTCGGCTTTCCGATCTGGCGCGACCCGCGCAATAAGTTCGCCAAGCGCTTTCGCGTCCTCGGCGTTCCCGAGACGCTGCTGATCGGCCGGGACGGCGTGATCCTGCGGCGCTGGAACGGCCCCATGGACCCCGCCGAGCCGGACAATGCGGCGAGCATAGAGCAGGCGCTGGCGCAGGTTTCGGCCGGCGCCGCGGAGCCGCAGGCGGACGCCAAGGCGCTGATCGCGCGTGGACGCCGTCTCGCCGAGCAGCGCGGCTGCGTCACCTGCCACTCGACCGACGGCTCGCCGGGCGCCGGGCCGAGCTGGAAGGGCCTCGCCGGCCAGGAGGCGACGCTGGACGACGGCCGCCGCGTCCTGCGCGACGAAACCTATCTCACCCGCGCGATTGCGGAGCCCGACGCCGAGATCGTGCAGGGCTATGCGAAAGGCGTCATGAGCGGCGCCATCCCCGGCAAGCCCCTCACAGAGTCCGAGTTGGCGGCGCTCGTCCGCTATCTGCAAAGCCTGTAA
- a CDS encoding sialidase family protein: MTFVKSIALAAIVAIAAPAGVGAQNAPKLARSEPVTLSAKGGHGATVAVDPRNGAVYLAWAQKDAQAPKTGEGREKRKSDASLGVLVARSDDGGRRFGAPVAASRPGDHVRAYTVSPARVAVGPQGDVYVQYGDEDPDFTLEGSYLGRMFLRMARSRDGGRSFEPPVQIGGEAVEGAVASLGMTNLFSAPDGAIYSSWLDSRQSIAYVLANKKHPPKNIYSSQLRVARSDDRGLTFQKSTLVTEPVCVCCGTEVAQGKDGPVYAGTRGLAWGAVKGSADPVRDIVVAASQDRGATWQGAVKLHDDGFKVSACPDVTAGLAVDSKGRLHAAWYTGSDRRPGVFYAVSSDHGKSFSEPVALLTDDWLPYGDVKLALDSKDNAFVAFEDRRGDVDLIQLARIGADGAVVHAEPWAGTGPDLAVLGDSALVVWGGLSPEGEEEGGGVELATIRLEPGS; this comes from the coding sequence ATGACCTTTGTCAAATCCATCGCGCTCGCCGCGATCGTGGCGATCGCGGCGCCGGCCGGGGTCGGCGCGCAAAACGCGCCGAAGCTGGCGCGCTCCGAGCCGGTCACGCTGAGCGCCAAAGGCGGGCATGGCGCGACGGTCGCGGTCGACCCGCGCAACGGCGCCGTCTATCTCGCCTGGGCCCAGAAAGACGCGCAGGCTCCGAAGACCGGCGAGGGCCGGGAGAAGAGGAAGAGCGACGCTTCGCTCGGCGTCCTCGTCGCGCGCTCGGACGATGGGGGCCGTCGCTTCGGCGCGCCGGTCGCAGCGAGCCGGCCGGGCGATCATGTCCGCGCCTATACGGTCAGCCCCGCGCGAGTGGCCGTCGGCCCGCAGGGCGACGTCTATGTGCAATATGGCGACGAGGACCCGGATTTTACTCTGGAGGGCAGCTATCTCGGTCGGATGTTCCTGCGCATGGCGCGCTCGCGCGACGGCGGCCGCAGCTTCGAGCCGCCGGTGCAGATCGGCGGCGAGGCGGTCGAGGGCGCCGTCGCCTCGCTCGGCATGACCAATCTGTTCAGCGCGCCGGACGGGGCGATCTATTCCTCCTGGCTCGATTCGCGCCAATCGATCGCCTATGTTCTCGCGAACAAGAAACATCCGCCCAAAAACATCTATTCCTCGCAGCTGCGGGTCGCGCGCTCCGACGACAGAGGGCTGACGTTCCAGAAGAGCACGCTCGTCACCGAGCCGGTCTGCGTCTGCTGCGGCACCGAGGTGGCGCAGGGGAAGGATGGCCCGGTCTACGCCGGCACGAGAGGTCTCGCCTGGGGAGCCGTGAAAGGCTCGGCCGATCCGGTGCGCGACATCGTCGTCGCCGCCTCGCAGGATCGCGGCGCGACGTGGCAGGGCGCGGTGAAGCTGCATGACGACGGCTTCAAGGTCAGCGCCTGCCCCGATGTGACGGCGGGCCTCGCGGTCGATTCCAAGGGGCGTCTGCACGCCGCCTGGTACACCGGCTCCGACCGGCGGCCGGGCGTCTTCTATGCAGTGTCGTCCGACCACGGCAAGAGCTTCTCCGAGCCGGTGGCGCTGCTCACCGATGATTGGCTGCCCTATGGCGATGTGAAGCTGGCGCTGGACTCCAAGGACAACGCCTTCGTGGCCTTCGAGGATCGGCGCGGCGATGTCGATCTCATCCAGCTGGCGCGCATCGGCGCCGATGGCGCGGTCGTTCACGCCGAGCCCTGGGCCGGAACCGGCCCCGATCTCGCCGTCCTCGGCGATTCGGCGCTGGTCGTCTGGGGCGGCCTCAGCCCCGAGGGCGAGGAGGAGGGCGGCGGCGTCGAGCTCGCCACCATTCGCCTGGAGCCGGGCTCGTGA